One part of the Thermococcus litoralis DSM 5473 genome encodes these proteins:
- a CDS encoding helix-turn-helix transcriptional regulator, protein MERPRFKGHLKLLVLKLLEEGPLHGYGIMAELEKRYGMPHPSPGAIYPILASLKRAGLIEVAGEGKREKKLYRITEKGKEYLKEHEYEVNEAIETAERFKEFARLGGRELAEVLKEAFNSISEMSEEQKRALAKEFAEFTKRVRLILLGEIKEGTE, encoded by the coding sequence ATGGAGCGACCGAGGTTTAAGGGACATCTTAAACTCCTCGTTTTGAAGCTCCTGGAAGAAGGCCCGCTTCATGGATACGGCATAATGGCGGAGCTGGAAAAGAGGTACGGCATGCCCCACCCGAGTCCTGGGGCGATTTATCCCATCCTAGCCTCCCTGAAGAGGGCCGGCCTTATAGAGGTCGCCGGCGAGGGAAAGAGGGAGAAGAAGCTCTACCGCATAACCGAGAAGGGGAAGGAATACCTAAAGGAGCACGAGTATGAGGTGAATGAAGCCATTGAGACCGCAGAGCGCTTTAAGGAATTCGCGAGGCTCGGCGGCAGAGAGCTGGCGGAAGTTCTCAAGGAGGCCTTCAACTCGATCAGCGAGATGAGCGAGGAGCAGAAGAGGGCCCTCGCGAAGGAATTTGCAGAGTTCACGAAGAGGGTTAGATTGATTCTGTTGGGCGAGATAAAGGAGGGAACGGAATGA
- a CDS encoding DUF6849 domain-containing protein yields MRLILKPLFEAPLTPDFIEVIKTKLKGKEVREGDVLEIDLLGKPLKFKVIYAEPEVIKVTDLTAIELSKEEIFSTTLEFEKEIKDLLLGESIIAVVFDDEVLILNQRGHKIFNQKFEKLKEVRVTKNTVLVIHNENKLTIIQV; encoded by the coding sequence ATGAGGCTCATATTAAAACCCCTGTTCGAGGCACCTCTAACTCCCGATTTCATTGAAGTCATAAAAACAAAGCTCAAGGGAAAAGAAGTCAGAGAAGGTGATGTTCTGGAAATAGATCTGCTGGGAAAGCCTCTCAAGTTCAAGGTCATATATGCAGAGCCAGAGGTCATTAAGGTCACTGACTTAACGGCAATAGAGCTAAGCAAAGAAGAGATATTTTCCACAACACTTGAATTTGAAAAGGAAATTAAAGATTTACTTCTCGGAGAAAGCATTATTGCAGTTGTCTTTGACGATGAGGTTTTAATTTTAAACCAAAGAGGGCACAAGATTTTTAACCAGAAATTCGAGAAACTTAAAGAAGTTAGGGTTACAAAAAATACCGTATTGGTGATTCATAATGAAAACAAACTTACAATCATCCAAGTCTGA
- a CDS encoding endonuclease III domain-containing protein, producing the protein MKTNLQSSKSDGFTFNESWEEKKKRAQEIVKKLIETYPREKILIGNPYKTLIHCIISQRMRDEVTYKVWRELFKKYKNIETIANTPIEEMQEFLRKNGVGLWKTKGEWIVRASQIILEEYGGKVPDKIEELMKLPGIGRKCANIVLAYGFGKQTIPVDTHVNRISKRLGLAPPKVSPEKVEEYLKQLIPKDLWIYVNHAMVDHGKRICKPINPKCTECPLQDLCPYAKGQIDKREIR; encoded by the coding sequence ATGAAAACAAACTTACAATCATCCAAGTCTGATGGATTTACATTTAATGAGAGCTGGGAGGAAAAGAAAAAACGTGCCCAAGAGATAGTCAAAAAACTCATAGAGACCTATCCTAGAGAAAAAATCCTCATTGGGAATCCTTACAAAACGCTGATTCACTGCATAATCTCCCAAAGGATGAGGGATGAAGTGACTTACAAAGTGTGGAGGGAGTTGTTTAAAAAGTACAAGAACATCGAGACAATAGCGAACACACCCATTGAAGAGATGCAAGAGTTTCTGAGGAAGAACGGTGTTGGCCTCTGGAAAACGAAAGGCGAATGGATAGTAAGGGCTTCTCAAATAATTCTCGAAGAATATGGTGGTAAAGTTCCAGATAAAATTGAAGAACTAATGAAGCTCCCGGGTATAGGGAGAAAATGTGCAAACATAGTTTTAGCATACGGGTTTGGAAAGCAGACGATTCCAGTGGATACCCACGTAAACAGAATCAGCAAAAGGCTCGGCTTAGCTCCTCCGAAGGTTTCACCGGAGAAAGTCGAGGAATACCTCAAACAATTAATACCCAAGGATCTATGGATATATGTGAACCATGCAATGGTTGACCACGGAAAACGAATATGCAAGCCTATAAACCCCAAATGCACCGAGTGTCCCCTGCAGGATCTCTGCCCCTACGCAAAAGGTCAAATAGACAAGAGAGAAATAAGATAA
- a CDS encoding TIGR00266 family protein, with translation MRYEIIQRPSFSLVEVELEDGEAIKAEPGAMVHMSPNVEIETKTGGVFKALKRSMLGGESIFINTFRARGGKGNIGLAPPYMGDIEALELRGTLYAQSGAFLASSENIEIDTKFGGAKTFFSREGLFLLKLTGEGTVFLSSFGAIYKKELRDERFIIDTGHLVAFTEGLDFKVRRVGGIKSTIFGGEGLVAEFYGTGTLYIQTRSIDSFLSWLIPFLPKSQG, from the coding sequence ATGAGATACGAGATTATTCAAAGACCAAGTTTTAGCTTGGTTGAGGTAGAATTGGAGGATGGGGAAGCCATTAAGGCAGAACCCGGAGCAATGGTTCATATGAGCCCAAATGTAGAAATAGAAACAAAGACAGGCGGAGTTTTTAAAGCCCTAAAAAGGTCAATGCTTGGAGGAGAAAGCATATTCATAAACACCTTTAGAGCCAGAGGGGGTAAAGGGAATATCGGCCTAGCCCCGCCGTATATGGGAGACATAGAGGCATTGGAGTTGAGAGGAACCCTATATGCCCAGAGTGGAGCATTTTTAGCTAGTTCTGAGAATATAGAGATAGACACTAAATTCGGCGGTGCAAAGACCTTTTTCTCAAGAGAAGGGCTTTTTCTGCTTAAACTAACTGGAGAAGGAACGGTATTCCTTTCAAGCTTTGGAGCAATATATAAAAAGGAGCTTAGAGATGAGCGCTTCATAATAGACACCGGCCATTTAGTGGCCTTTACGGAGGGTCTCGACTTTAAGGTAAGAAGAGTTGGAGGAATAAAGAGCACTATCTTTGGTGGCGAAGGACTTGTAGCGGAGTTCTATGGTACTGGGACATTATACATACAAACAAGAAGCATAGATAGCTTTTTAAGCTGGCTTATTCCCTTCCTGCCAAAGTCTCAAGGATGA
- a CDS encoding sugar phosphate isomerase/epimerase family protein: protein MIGVSTQCLFDKSLSLALHKIKNLNVDFVEIVNEGYHELNRYNYKTHKEFLENNGLKSVIHAPFSDINIGSLNEKIRRASLNIIFETLEVAHRMESLLVVIHPAHKSPLSGKFPKAYEKVQKRSLEEIDRVGEKIGVKVALENMPSFWILDGQTPERIAELVDGTNIGVTFDVGHLNTTTGNFDEFIELLRDRIVYIHLSDNDGTKDSHLALGEGTVPWREVMKKLPKVPMSLEIKTFDDAIKSLKFLSELHSNI, encoded by the coding sequence GTGATAGGAGTGTCAACTCAGTGTCTATTTGATAAAAGCTTAAGTCTCGCCCTCCATAAAATTAAGAATCTCAACGTTGATTTTGTTGAGATCGTCAATGAAGGGTATCACGAGCTTAACAGGTACAACTATAAGACGCACAAGGAGTTTTTAGAAAACAACGGTTTAAAAAGCGTTATCCACGCTCCATTCAGCGATATAAACATAGGATCGTTAAACGAAAAGATAAGGAGAGCCTCTCTCAACATTATCTTTGAGACTCTGGAGGTAGCACATAGAATGGAATCCTTGCTTGTGGTAATTCATCCAGCACATAAGTCCCCACTAAGTGGAAAGTTTCCCAAAGCTTACGAAAAAGTCCAAAAACGCTCTCTAGAAGAAATAGACAGAGTGGGAGAAAAGATAGGTGTGAAGGTTGCTTTAGAGAATATGCCCTCCTTCTGGATACTTGATGGTCAAACTCCAGAAAGGATAGCAGAACTCGTTGATGGAACCAACATAGGCGTGACATTTGATGTGGGACACTTAAACACAACAACTGGAAACTTTGACGAATTTATTGAACTCTTAAGAGACAGAATAGTGTACATACACTTAAGCGACAATGACGGCACAAAAGACTCTCATTTGGCTCTAGGAGAAGGCACGGTCCCTTGGAGGGAGGTAATGAAAAAACTACCCAAAGTTCCCATGTCTTTAGAGATAAAAACCTTCGACGATGCTATTAAAAGTCTCAAATTTTTGAGTGAACTTCACAGCAATATTTGA
- a CDS encoding acetate--CoA ligase family protein gives MESPKIVEELKPFFEPKAVAIIGATNKKGKVGNVIFENFKRNKEQGIFKGNIYPVNPKLDEIEGYKVYKSVKELPDDTDLAVISIPAPFVPNTMREIAEKGIKAVVIITGGFGELGEEGKKMEEEILQIARENGIRVIGPNCVGVYVPDTGVDTVFLPEEKMDRPKSGSIAFVSQSGAFAAAMLDWAALAGIGIGKMVSYGNKIDVDDADLMDYFIYDDSIRVVTFYIEGVKDGRKFIEAAKRITKVKPVIALKSGRTEYGAKAASSHTGSLAGADVIYDAVFKQTGILRAEDFEHMFDVAKAFAKCKLPKGDRVGIITDGGGAGVMASDAVAKFGLKMAELSEDTIKYLKEHFPPHAVAGNPTDVVGDTDAQRYKYAIEAFVNDPNVDAIVVIVLFQVPLLDEEEIIEILADYAKKSEKPIVAVAMGGKKTEYYAKILEEKGVPVYPTPERGVRALAGLVKYSKYLEKLKEE, from the coding sequence ATGGAAAGCCCAAAAATTGTCGAGGAACTCAAACCCTTCTTCGAGCCCAAGGCTGTCGCAATCATAGGAGCCACAAACAAAAAAGGAAAAGTTGGAAACGTTATTTTTGAGAACTTCAAAAGGAACAAAGAGCAGGGCATTTTTAAGGGCAACATTTACCCCGTAAACCCCAAGCTTGATGAAATCGAGGGGTATAAAGTATACAAGAGCGTCAAAGAACTCCCAGATGACACTGATTTAGCAGTAATATCAATTCCAGCTCCCTTTGTGCCAAACACAATGAGAGAAATTGCAGAAAAGGGAATAAAGGCAGTAGTAATTATTACCGGTGGTTTTGGAGAGCTCGGCGAAGAAGGAAAGAAAATGGAAGAGGAAATACTTCAAATAGCAAGGGAAAACGGAATAAGGGTCATAGGACCCAACTGTGTTGGAGTTTACGTACCCGATACAGGCGTTGACACGGTTTTCCTGCCTGAGGAAAAAATGGATAGACCTAAGAGTGGTTCAATAGCTTTCGTTTCTCAAAGTGGTGCTTTTGCCGCAGCAATGCTTGACTGGGCAGCTTTAGCTGGAATAGGAATCGGAAAGATGGTAAGCTATGGTAACAAAATAGACGTAGACGATGCTGATCTAATGGATTATTTCATTTACGATGACTCCATAAGGGTCGTCACCTTCTACATAGAAGGAGTAAAAGATGGTAGAAAATTCATTGAAGCTGCGAAGAGAATAACAAAGGTAAAGCCTGTTATAGCCCTTAAGAGTGGGAGGACAGAGTATGGTGCAAAGGCTGCATCTTCCCACACCGGAAGCCTAGCGGGGGCTGATGTGATTTATGATGCAGTGTTCAAGCAGACGGGGATTTTAAGGGCAGAAGACTTTGAGCACATGTTTGACGTAGCAAAGGCATTTGCAAAGTGCAAGCTTCCAAAAGGAGACAGAGTTGGAATAATTACAGACGGTGGTGGAGCGGGAGTTATGGCAAGTGATGCCGTTGCCAAATTTGGTCTTAAAATGGCCGAACTTAGCGAAGATACAATCAAATATCTAAAGGAGCACTTCCCACCACACGCAGTTGCAGGAAATCCGACTGATGTCGTTGGAGATACAGATGCCCAAAGGTACAAATACGCAATTGAAGCTTTTGTAAACGATCCAAACGTTGATGCAATAGTGGTAATCGTTCTCTTCCAAGTGCCGCTCTTAGATGAGGAGGAAATAATAGAAATCTTAGCGGACTACGCAAAGAAGAGTGAAAAACCAATAGTTGCGGTTGCCATGGGCGGTAAAAAGACAGAGTATTATGCAAAGATACTCGAAGAAAAAGGAGTTCCCGTCTATCCAACACCAGAAAGAGGGGTTAGAGCATTAGCTGGCTTAGTAAAATACTCCAAATATCTTGAAAAGTTAAAGGAGGAGTGA
- a CDS encoding acetate--CoA ligase family protein, protein MKDEALKVIEEILAQGRKALVEYEAKQVLKAYGLPLPEEKLAKTLDEAIKYANEIGYPVVMKLMSPQILHKSDAKVVMLNIKNDEELKQKWKEIHENARKYRPDAEILGVLIAPMLKPGREIIIGVTEDPQFGHAIMFGLGGIFVEILKDVTFRIIPIEEKDAWAMIKSIKGYPILAGARGEPPADMKAIVDMMLKVSQLVDDLKDYIKEMDLNPVFIYPEGEGAVIVDARIILK, encoded by the coding sequence ATGAAAGATGAAGCTTTGAAAGTGATTGAAGAGATTTTGGCCCAAGGTAGGAAGGCTTTGGTTGAATACGAAGCAAAGCAGGTTTTAAAAGCTTATGGCTTGCCACTTCCAGAGGAAAAGCTTGCGAAAACCCTCGATGAAGCCATAAAATACGCAAACGAAATAGGGTACCCAGTCGTTATGAAACTCATGTCTCCACAGATTCTCCACAAAAGCGATGCAAAAGTCGTTATGCTTAACATAAAAAACGATGAGGAACTCAAACAGAAATGGAAAGAAATTCACGAAAATGCAAGGAAATACCGGCCAGATGCGGAAATTTTGGGTGTATTAATAGCCCCAATGCTCAAACCGGGAAGGGAGATCATTATCGGTGTCACAGAGGATCCGCAATTTGGCCACGCAATAATGTTTGGTCTCGGTGGAATCTTTGTGGAGATCCTCAAAGACGTAACCTTCAGAATAATCCCAATTGAAGAAAAAGATGCTTGGGCGATGATAAAGAGCATCAAAGGATACCCAATCCTAGCTGGGGCAAGGGGAGAACCTCCGGCAGACATGAAAGCTATTGTTGATATGATGCTAAAAGTCTCACAGCTCGTTGATGACCTCAAGGATTACATCAAAGAGATGGACTTGAACCCGGTCTTCATTTATCCCGAGGGAGAAGGAGCAGTTATAGTAGACGCAAGAATAATTTTGAAGTAG
- a CDS encoding ester cyclase encodes MSTERKRILQTIIDEIWNRGNVEVIDKFYTPNFKNHHPNIPEVSDFASFKKWVVEVHKTLPDFHATIEDMIAEEDKIAVRWTVTGTQKGEFMGIPPTGKKVRFEGMTVYRFEGDKVAEMWWVSNEIAILRQLGVFPPKR; translated from the coding sequence ATGAGCACAGAAAGAAAAAGAATCCTCCAAACGATAATCGACGAAATCTGGAACAGGGGAAATGTGGAAGTAATAGACAAGTTTTACACACCAAATTTCAAAAATCACCATCCTAATATTCCTGAGGTTTCAGACTTTGCCTCATTTAAAAAATGGGTAGTTGAAGTTCACAAGACGCTTCCAGATTTTCACGCAACTATCGAAGACATGATAGCTGAGGAAGATAAAATTGCGGTACGGTGGACAGTAACTGGAACCCAAAAGGGCGAGTTTATGGGAATTCCACCTACTGGAAAAAAGGTCCGCTTTGAAGGTATGACTGTATACCGCTTCGAAGGAGATAAAGTTGCAGAAATGTGGTGGGTAAGCAACGAGATTGCTATTTTACGACAGCTTGGTGTTTTTCCACCAAAAAGATGA
- a CDS encoding MBL fold metallo-hydrolase, translating to MEDIWKEPESREYPNPMEELPIAFSKDFGDYNKRRKQLLEKGLKWFRNRVNKWNRNPKIPEMSFKNLRVVFADGREFQFGDTKVKFTKPLFHGIEFSRVGWVISTVIEHEEEKLIHSSDLNGPIIEDYAEWIIRENPDILVLDGPMTYMLGYLLNKINLRRAIENAVRIVKETDAETIIYDHHLPRERHFREHTREVWEVGEKLNKSVLTAAEFLGKKPKVLEVTLKNKKRRSVQRMQMMSSFWWKNTKLS from the coding sequence TTGGAGGATATCTGGAAAGAACCAGAATCGCGAGAATATCCAAATCCAATGGAAGAGCTACCAATAGCATTCTCCAAGGATTTCGGAGATTACAACAAGCGAAGGAAACAACTCCTTGAAAAAGGCCTTAAGTGGTTCAGAAATAGGGTCAATAAATGGAATCGAAACCCAAAAATTCCTGAGATGAGTTTCAAGAATCTTCGAGTTGTGTTTGCTGATGGGAGAGAATTTCAGTTTGGAGACACAAAAGTCAAATTTACGAAACCTCTCTTTCATGGAATAGAGTTTTCAAGAGTGGGTTGGGTGATTTCAACTGTTATTGAACATGAAGAAGAAAAGTTAATCCATTCAAGTGATTTAAATGGCCCTATAATAGAAGACTATGCGGAGTGGATAATTAGAGAAAATCCAGATATCTTAGTCTTAGACGGCCCTATGACATATATGCTTGGTTACCTCCTCAATAAAATCAATTTAAGAAGAGCAATTGAAAATGCGGTTAGAATTGTGAAAGAGACAGATGCAGAGACTATTATCTACGATCACCACCTCCCGCGAGAGCGTCATTTTAGGGAGCATACGAGAGAGGTGTGGGAAGTTGGAGAAAAGCTCAACAAAAGTGTTTTAACGGCCGCCGAGTTCTTGGGAAAGAAGCCAAAAGTTCTGGAAGTCACTCTTAAAAATAAAAAAAGGAGATCAGTTCAGAGAATGCAAATGATGTCATCTTTTTGGTGGAAAAACACCAAGCTGTCGTAA
- a CDS encoding MBL fold metallo-hydrolase: MVLSFKPVWFDSLGSKSSCVFVKTPDISILIDPGVAIMHPSFPATEEEKIEWLIEGEKAIKKASEKADIIVISHYHYDHYFPSDLDMYGEKHS; this comes from the coding sequence ATGGTACTCTCCTTTAAGCCTGTGTGGTTTGATTCCTTGGGATCCAAGAGTTCATGTGTCTTCGTTAAAACACCTGACATCTCGATCTTAATAGATCCGGGTGTCGCTATTATGCATCCAAGTTTTCCAGCCACTGAAGAAGAGAAAATCGAATGGCTTATTGAGGGGGAGAAGGCAATAAAAAAGGCCAGTGAAAAGGCCGATATTATTGTAATTTCTCACTATCACTACGATCACTACTTTCCAAGCGATTTAGATATGTATGGGGAAAAACACTCTTAG
- a CDS encoding radical SAM protein: MRLGVGSLSNELQTFYYSFSNILSRFIQMSTGTNVPYRAGELKEIPEIFSELRSLYRKYRIWPENLKGPVSAAIDVTYRCNYNCPYCYIGCSPDVIRRELSREEIFNVIDELAKLNVLVLCLCGGEPTLRRDLFDIIQYANERGIDVNMVTNGSLISDNFASKLAESGIAAVQVSLDGSRPEIMEKLRPKGSYNRAINAIKNLIEYNIPTIVSFCSTKLNIDNFPETVELCDKLEVLSVRTMYFVPETFEHVKLMPTDDQYRKLITWIFEHSFEYSTRIEFGDPTEHIIIGPYVSLISLSISAEGYILPTPYLSLAYGHVSDGIEKLWKEGLEYAWRDNPVLLSISSYLKTERDILKLKSLFMTRIGSDYLDILQLNEEDLSILARNIREVLST; encoded by the coding sequence ATGAGACTGGGTGTTGGCAGTCTATCAAATGAACTTCAAACGTTTTATTATTCTTTTTCGAATATTCTCAGCAGATTTATTCAAATGTCAACTGGTACAAATGTACCTTACAGGGCTGGGGAATTAAAAGAGATCCCAGAGATATTTAGCGAGCTTAGAAGTCTTTATCGTAAGTATCGCATCTGGCCGGAAAATCTAAAGGGCCCTGTTTCTGCAGCAATCGATGTTACATATCGATGTAACTACAATTGTCCCTATTGTTACATTGGTTGTTCTCCAGATGTAATTCGCAGAGAACTCAGCAGAGAGGAGATATTTAATGTCATAGACGAACTGGCGAAATTAAATGTTCTGGTCTTATGTTTATGTGGAGGTGAGCCAACACTTCGTAGGGATTTGTTTGATATTATACAATATGCTAACGAAAGGGGGATCGATGTTAACATGGTAACTAATGGCTCATTAATATCCGACAACTTTGCTTCAAAACTTGCTGAAAGTGGTATTGCCGCTGTCCAAGTATCTTTAGATGGCTCCAGACCTGAGATTATGGAAAAACTAAGACCTAAAGGTTCATACAACAGAGCTATCAACGCAATAAAGAATCTGATCGAATACAATATTCCAACAATTGTAAGTTTCTGTTCAACAAAACTAAATATAGATAACTTTCCAGAAACTGTTGAGTTATGTGACAAACTTGAGGTTTTATCTGTTCGCACAATGTATTTTGTTCCTGAAACCTTCGAACATGTGAAACTAATGCCGACTGATGATCAATACAGGAAATTAATAACGTGGATATTCGAACATAGTTTTGAGTATTCCACTAGAATTGAATTTGGCGATCCAACAGAGCATATCATAATAGGTCCATATGTCTCACTGATTTCCCTTTCAATAAGTGCAGAAGGTTATATTCTTCCCACTCCATATTTGAGTTTGGCTTACGGTCATGTTTCAGATGGAATAGAAAAACTATGGAAAGAAGGTTTGGAATATGCATGGAGAGATAACCCTGTGCTTTTATCAATATCCTCCTATCTAAAAACTGAGAGAGATATCCTCAAGTTGAAATCTCTCTTTATGACAAGGATAGGTTCAGATTACTTGGATATATTACAATTAAATGAAGAAGATTTGTCCATTCTAGCAAGAAATATTAGGGAGGTGTTATCAACATGA
- a CDS encoding ABC transporter permease → MGIKPVLMKEVWQYFANKQLAGLLANAVIILVIGMLLIVSGPRYLTSYSKQLAMEQISESPLVFGLSENEVAKMGEDAITFAALISQLSVVVILVSALSSYASIVSSFFNEKLNKTMEILFSSPLSESEILLGKLLSTVFFSLLSWGFAFASLFFLIQYLHLKALGSIWHPTLYFIIITVFVPFSMMMFSISTGLVVSVKIKSSELINLMSLPLVLTPIIISFASAKLGLNRTFQIYLLLGICSLVASLIIAMLGKRVINRLAFITN, encoded by the coding sequence ATGGGAATTAAGCCAGTACTCATGAAAGAGGTCTGGCAGTACTTTGCAAACAAACAGTTGGCTGGACTATTAGCAAATGCTGTAATTATACTTGTTATTGGAATGTTGTTGATTGTGAGTGGACCAAGGTACTTAACATCCTATTCAAAACAGCTTGCCATGGAGCAAATATCTGAGAGCCCTTTAGTGTTTGGACTTTCTGAAAATGAAGTAGCAAAAATGGGCGAAGATGCAATAACATTTGCCGCCCTGATATCCCAATTATCGGTAGTTGTAATATTAGTATCTGCCTTGAGTTCTTATGCTTCAATTGTCTCCTCTTTTTTCAATGAGAAATTAAATAAAACTATGGAAATCCTTTTTTCATCTCCTCTTTCAGAATCCGAGATACTCCTGGGGAAATTGTTATCGACAGTGTTCTTCAGTTTGCTCTCATGGGGCTTTGCTTTTGCATCTCTTTTCTTCCTCATCCAGTATCTACATCTAAAAGCACTAGGAAGTATATGGCATCCCACACTATACTTCATTATCATCACAGTGTTCGTTCCTTTTTCAATGATGATGTTCTCTATTAGCACAGGACTAGTAGTGAGTGTAAAAATAAAGAGCTCAGAGCTTATAAACCTAATGAGCTTGCCTTTAGTTTTGACGCCAATTATAATATCCTTTGCATCGGCAAAATTAGGGTTAAACAGAACATTCCAGATATATCTGCTCCTGGGGATTTGTTCTTTGGTAGCTTCACTAATAATAGCAATGTTGGGCAAGCGTGTCATCAATCGCTTGGCATTCATTACAAATTAA
- a CDS encoding ABC transporter ATP-binding protein — protein MLEVENISAGYGNGDVIENLSFIAIKKEIYVLLGANGAGKTTTFRAITGILPLSSGRVVVDGIDLWVEPENAKRKMGYLPEGERVYPDLTVYKNLRFFAKIYDVEEERINELLKEFRLEKYKNTKAGYLSRGFRKRLALARALLHNPDILVLDEPFSNLDIPTALSLRDKIFEMLKEGKIILFSTHILSELQNFEGVKCRVAIMKEGKLVLEERLENLLSKVSSIEVVFKVDKKIRAKELLEKFGYNVNVENTGISVMVSRYNDEVPAIMKILLTQGINVYEVKPKETPIEKIFTGILEK, from the coding sequence ATGCTTGAGGTCGAAAATATCAGTGCAGGTTATGGTAACGGCGATGTTATAGAAAATCTAAGCTTTATCGCAATAAAAAAGGAAATTTATGTATTATTGGGAGCCAATGGTGCAGGTAAAACCACAACATTTAGAGCAATCACCGGTATTTTGCCGCTTTCCAGTGGTAGGGTCGTAGTTGATGGAATTGATCTTTGGGTGGAACCCGAAAACGCTAAAAGAAAGATGGGGTATCTGCCGGAGGGAGAGAGAGTTTATCCAGATCTAACGGTCTACAAGAATCTGCGATTTTTCGCCAAGATCTATGATGTTGAAGAAGAACGGATTAATGAACTTCTAAAAGAATTTAGACTTGAAAAATACAAAAATACAAAAGCCGGATATCTAAGTAGAGGCTTTAGAAAGAGGCTCGCTTTAGCGAGAGCATTGCTTCACAATCCAGACATTCTAGTTTTGGATGAACCGTTTAGCAATTTGGACATTCCAACAGCTTTAAGCTTAAGAGACAAAATTTTTGAGATGCTGAAAGAAGGCAAAATCATTCTGTTTTCGACCCACATTCTAAGCGAGCTCCAGAATTTTGAGGGGGTAAAATGCAGGGTTGCAATAATGAAGGAGGGAAAGCTCGTTTTGGAGGAAAGATTGGAGAATTTACTAAGTAAAGTTAGTAGCATTGAAGTGGTGTTTAAAGTTGATAAAAAAATAAGGGCAAAAGAACTCTTAGAGAAGTTTGGGTATAACGTTAACGTGGAAAACACGGGAATTTCTGTGATGGTTTCAAGGTATAATGATGAAGTTCCAGCGATCATGAAGATATTGCTCACCCAAGGGATTAATGTATATGAAGTGAAACCAAAAGAGACTCCTATAGAGAAAATATTCACCGGAATCCTAGAAAAATAG
- a CDS encoding MFS transporter produces the protein MKKILYAILIAGFFAILGSTMSKSPTLPLYAQSLGLSRGEIGIVAAASTITGIFMNFVSGLLSDIYGRKKLLKISGFVFFSAPLLYFFANNAIALALVRAYYGIATAIFVPVSLALISDLYSEKKGTFMGILSSATLVGRAIAPLLAGSLIYFAGFWIVFILCSFFGFITFAITFTLPEAEGELEKFEFSFSSTLFLLGLLDAAVYMAYQSIETFLPLFYFLEDKAC, from the coding sequence ATGAAGAAGATACTTTACGCAATCCTAATAGCAGGATTTTTTGCAATACTCGGCTCTACCATGAGTAAATCTCCAACCTTGCCACTCTATGCTCAAAGTTTGGGGTTAAGCAGGGGAGAGATTGGAATTGTTGCGGCGGCATCAACTATAACGGGTATTTTTATGAACTTTGTCTCAGGGCTTTTGAGCGATATCTATGGGCGAAAAAAGCTTCTTAAAATAAGCGGCTTTGTATTCTTCTCTGCGCCCCTTCTTTACTTCTTTGCTAACAATGCTATAGCGTTAGCTTTGGTAAGGGCCTACTATGGGATAGCAACTGCTATATTTGTTCCTGTTTCCCTTGCTTTAATCAGTGACTTATATTCTGAAAAGAAAGGTACTTTTATGGGGATTTTAAGTTCTGCAACTCTCGTGGGGAGAGCCATTGCTCCGTTATTGGCAGGGAGCTTAATATATTTCGCAGGATTTTGGATTGTTTTTATTTTGTGTTCTTTCTTTGGATTTATTACCTTTGCAATAACTTTTACGTTACCTGAAGCAGAAGGAGAATTAGAGAAGTTTGAGTTTTCATTTAGTTCCACCCTCTTTCTTCTTGGTCTGTTGGATGCAGCTGTTTATATGGCTTATCAAAGTATTGAAACATTTTTACCTCTTTTCTACTTTCTTGAAGACAAAGCTTGTTAG